Proteins co-encoded in one Streptomyces sp. JH34 genomic window:
- a CDS encoding NAD(P)-dependent oxidoreductase, with the protein MPAPRTVLLTGAAGGLGTLMRGLLPAYGYDLRLLDVAPIEGEPDAVTADLGDRAALREAVRGVDAVIHLAGISLESSFDKILRSNIEGTYNLYEAAREEGVRRIVFASSNHAIGYTPRPLAGDPLIPVETPRRPDTFYGLSKSFGEDLAQLYWDKHGVETVSVRIGSCFMEPTSVRMLSVWMSPGDGARLFHAALTAEDVRHTVVYGSSDNTRLWWDLTTARSLGYDPQDDSEQYADKLVAEHGELDPENPDHAHLGGHFVTNPPIWPH; encoded by the coding sequence ATGCCAGCTCCCCGCACCGTCCTTCTCACCGGCGCCGCCGGCGGCCTCGGCACCCTGATGCGGGGACTGCTCCCCGCGTACGGCTACGACCTCCGGCTCCTCGACGTCGCCCCCATCGAGGGCGAGCCGGACGCGGTCACCGCGGACCTCGGCGACAGGGCCGCGCTGCGGGAAGCCGTGCGGGGCGTCGACGCGGTGATCCATCTGGCGGGCATCTCCCTCGAATCCTCGTTCGACAAGATTCTGCGCTCCAACATCGAGGGCACGTACAACCTCTACGAGGCGGCGCGCGAGGAGGGCGTCCGGCGGATCGTCTTCGCCTCCTCCAACCACGCCATCGGCTACACCCCGCGTCCGCTCGCCGGTGACCCGCTGATCCCCGTCGAGACCCCCCGCCGCCCCGACACCTTCTACGGCCTGTCGAAGTCCTTCGGCGAGGACCTCGCCCAGCTCTACTGGGACAAGCACGGCGTGGAGACCGTCTCGGTGCGCATCGGCTCCTGCTTCATGGAGCCGACGTCGGTGCGGATGCTGTCCGTCTGGATGAGCCCCGGCGACGGAGCGCGCCTCTTCCACGCGGCCCTCACCGCCGAGGACGTGCGGCACACCGTGGTCTACGGCTCGTCCGACAACACCCGCCTGTGGTGGGACCTGACGACGGCCCGCTCCCTCGGCTACGACCCGCAGGACGACTCCGAGCAGTACGCGGACAAGCTCGTCGCCGAGCACGGCGAACTGGACCCGGAGAACCCCGACCACGCCCACCTCGGCGGCCACTTCGTCACGAACCCGCCGATCTGGCCCCACTGA
- a CDS encoding alkaline phosphatase PhoX produces MSITRREFSRQSALTGAGIALTGAVGTLATAPGALAADDARHGDGHGHDDGKGHGHGKELGYGPLLPDPKGILALPAGFSYRVLTHSGVTKLETGEPTPSNHDGTAAFEGARGVTLLVNNHELSGTRAGWEHPVPLTDGLVYDPVAAGGCTVVETRRDGRTAEWVGIAGTSTNCAGGSTEWGTWLTCEETEDKAGKNGLLKDHGYVFEVDPYDKRANRDPRPIKAFGRYAHEAVVIDPKRGHAYLTEDASGPNGLLYRWVPPHGFKHGRGKLRTLADDAGVLQATKCFDKKGAFVDDLSRATEIGTVYGVDWVDVPDRDARTVSVRKQFTEGQVTRARKLEGMWWGDGGAYIVSSFARGESPVAHDGQVWFYDPKRRTLTLKVLLGVNADPSKDGAFDGPDNITVSPYGGLVIAEDGEGVQHLFGATDSGRTYPIARNELNGGTEEDPSYSEFTGVTFSPDGKTLFANIQTPGIMLAITGPWKRQPDKH; encoded by the coding sequence ATGTCGATCACGCGCAGGGAATTCAGCAGACAGTCCGCCCTCACCGGCGCCGGCATAGCCCTGACCGGCGCCGTCGGCACCCTGGCCACGGCCCCCGGCGCCCTGGCAGCCGATGACGCGCGACACGGCGACGGGCACGGGCACGACGACGGCAAGGGCCACGGGCACGGCAAGGAGCTGGGCTACGGCCCGCTGCTGCCCGACCCGAAGGGCATCCTCGCGCTGCCCGCCGGATTCTCGTACCGCGTCCTCACCCACAGCGGTGTCACCAAGCTGGAGACCGGCGAGCCGACCCCCTCCAACCACGACGGCACCGCCGCCTTCGAAGGGGCCCGTGGAGTCACCCTCCTGGTCAACAACCACGAGCTGAGCGGCACCCGGGCCGGCTGGGAGCACCCCGTCCCGCTCACCGACGGCCTCGTGTACGACCCGGTCGCGGCCGGCGGCTGCACGGTCGTGGAGACGCGCCGCGACGGCCGCACCGCCGAGTGGGTCGGCATCGCGGGCACCTCGACCAACTGCGCGGGCGGCAGCACCGAGTGGGGCACCTGGCTCACCTGTGAGGAGACCGAGGACAAGGCCGGCAAGAACGGCCTCCTCAAGGACCACGGCTACGTCTTCGAGGTCGACCCCTACGACAAGCGCGCCAACCGCGACCCGCGCCCGATCAAGGCGTTCGGGCGGTACGCCCACGAGGCCGTCGTCATCGACCCGAAGCGCGGCCACGCCTACCTGACCGAGGACGCGTCCGGCCCCAACGGCCTGCTCTACCGCTGGGTCCCGCCGCACGGCTTCAAGCACGGGCGCGGCAAGCTGCGCACCCTGGCCGACGACGCCGGTGTCCTGCAGGCCACCAAGTGCTTCGACAAGAAGGGCGCGTTCGTCGACGACCTGTCCCGGGCGACGGAGATCGGCACCGTCTACGGCGTGGACTGGGTCGACGTACCCGACCGTGACGCGAGGACGGTCTCCGTCCGCAAGCAGTTCACCGAGGGGCAGGTCACCCGCGCCCGCAAGCTCGAAGGGATGTGGTGGGGCGACGGCGGCGCCTACATCGTCTCCTCCTTCGCGCGTGGCGAGAGCCCGGTCGCGCACGACGGCCAGGTCTGGTTCTACGACCCCAAGCGCCGCACGCTGACCCTGAAGGTGCTGCTCGGCGTCAACGCCGACCCCTCGAAGGACGGCGCCTTCGACGGCCCGGACAACATCACCGTGTCCCCCTACGGCGGTCTGGTCATCGCCGAGGACGGCGAAGGCGTCCAGCACCTCTTCGGCGCGACCGACAGCGGCCGCACCTACCCGATCGCGCGCAACGAGCTGAACGGCGGCACGGAGGAGGACCCCTCCTACAGCGAATTCACCGGGGTCACCTTCTCGCCCGACGGAAAGACGCTGTTCGCCAACATCCAGACGCCGGGCATCATGCTCGCCATCACCGGCCCGTGGAAGCGTCAGCCGGACAAGCACTGA
- a CDS encoding 5-dehydro-4-deoxyglucarate dehydratase, whose translation MTSAPLAARLTTGAGPLFFPVTAYGPDGAVALDVFRAHVRKGIDAGAAAVFACCGTGEFHALDPEEYRLVVRAAVEEAAGRVPVVAGAGYGTALAIRYAELAEAAGADGLLAMPPYLVVAGQEGLLAHYTALAAATSLETVVYQRDNAVFTPETVVALARTPGIIGLKDGLGDLDLMQRTVSAVRGALPGGDFLYFNGLPTAELTGLAYRGIGVTLYSSAVFAFAPDIALAFYRALESGDDDLVNALLDHFYRPLVELRAKGHGYAVSLVKAAVRLEGLEVGPVRTPLTEPPAEHVEELTSVIASGRAVLDKYRAGEAR comes from the coding sequence GTGACCTCAGCCCCCCTTGCCGCCCGACTCACCACTGGAGCCGGGCCGCTCTTCTTCCCCGTCACCGCCTACGGGCCGGACGGCGCCGTCGCCCTCGACGTCTTCCGCGCGCACGTGCGCAAGGGCATCGACGCCGGTGCCGCCGCCGTGTTCGCCTGCTGCGGCACCGGCGAGTTCCACGCGCTGGACCCCGAGGAGTACCGGCTCGTCGTCCGGGCGGCCGTCGAGGAGGCCGCGGGACGGGTGCCCGTCGTCGCCGGCGCCGGCTACGGCACGGCGCTCGCGATCCGGTACGCCGAGCTCGCCGAGGCGGCGGGGGCGGACGGGCTCCTCGCCATGCCGCCCTACCTCGTCGTCGCCGGCCAGGAAGGGCTGCTGGCCCACTACACCGCCCTCGCCGCAGCAACCTCGCTGGAGACGGTCGTCTACCAGCGGGACAACGCCGTCTTCACCCCGGAGACCGTGGTGGCCCTGGCCCGGACCCCCGGGATCATCGGCCTCAAGGACGGCCTCGGCGACCTCGACCTCATGCAGCGCACCGTCAGCGCCGTGCGCGGCGCGCTGCCCGGCGGGGACTTCCTGTACTTCAACGGGCTGCCCACCGCGGAGCTCACCGGGCTCGCCTACCGGGGCATCGGCGTCACGCTCTACTCCTCCGCCGTCTTCGCCTTCGCCCCCGACATCGCCCTGGCCTTCTACCGGGCGCTGGAGTCCGGCGACGACGACCTGGTCAACGCGCTGCTCGACCACTTCTACCGGCCGCTCGTCGAACTGCGGGCCAAGGGCCACGGCTACGCCGTGTCGCTCGTGAAGGCGGCCGTCCGGCTGGAGGGCCTGGAGGTAGGTCCGGTGCGCACCCCGCTCACCGAGCCCCCGGCGGAGCACGTCGAGGAGCTCACCTCGGTCATCGCGAGCGGCCGTGCGGTGCTGGACAAGTACCGCGCGGGGGAGGCCAGGTGA
- a CDS encoding GntR family transcriptional regulator, with protein sequence MTFAPAPIPSRTQYVLEAIKHAILTAQLRPGQALVETELAAQFGVSKTPVREALKTLAGTGLVVMSQYKGATVRLVDATMAREVYDVRLLLEPEALRRSITRKVSLEAAQEALERADSAIDKADRSLANRDFHRALYLPCGNPLLARMLDEIRDQAALVSTVAWSAIPSWEREAAEHREILRLALADDATAAAAALHDHIASFVRRAFPDDEDGGDTA encoded by the coding sequence ATGACCTTTGCGCCTGCCCCGATTCCGTCCAGGACCCAGTACGTGCTGGAGGCGATCAAGCACGCGATCCTCACCGCGCAGCTGAGACCCGGACAGGCGCTCGTGGAGACCGAGCTCGCCGCCCAGTTCGGGGTGTCGAAGACGCCCGTACGCGAGGCGCTGAAGACGCTCGCGGGAACCGGGCTCGTGGTCATGAGCCAGTACAAGGGTGCCACCGTGCGGCTCGTCGACGCGACCATGGCCCGGGAGGTGTACGACGTGCGCCTGCTCCTCGAGCCGGAGGCGCTGCGTCGCTCCATCACCCGCAAGGTCTCGCTGGAGGCGGCCCAGGAGGCCCTGGAGCGCGCCGACTCGGCGATCGACAAGGCGGACAGGTCGCTCGCCAACCGGGACTTCCACCGGGCGCTGTACCTGCCCTGCGGCAACCCGCTGCTCGCCCGGATGCTCGACGAGATCCGCGACCAGGCCGCACTCGTGTCGACCGTCGCCTGGTCGGCGATCCCGTCCTGGGAGCGCGAGGCGGCCGAACACCGGGAGATCCTGCGGCTCGCCCTCGCCGACGACGCCACGGCCGCCGCGGCGGCCCTGCACGACCACATCGCATCGTTCGTACGCCGTGCCTTCCCCGACGACGAAGACGGGGGTGACACGGCGTGA
- the araD gene encoding L-arabinonate dehydratase — MTGTGTQGRRVAPEELRSHQWWGTDGLRSFSHRARTRQLGYLPEEHLGKPVVAILNTWSDINPCHVHLRERAQAVKRGVWQAGGFPLEFPVSTLSETFQKPTPMLYRNMLAMETEELLRSYPVDGAVLLGGCDKSTPALLMGAASVDLPTVFVPAGPMLPGHWRDEVLGSGTDMWKYWDDKRAGLIGDCEMGELENGLARSPGHCMTMGTASTLTAAAEALGVTVPGASSIPAVDSGHDRMAAQSGIRIVELVWQQLKLSQILTADAYEDAVATVLALGGSTNAVIHLIAMAGRSGVTLTLDDFDRIARTVPVLANLRPGGKYLMEDFHFAGGLPGFLARLTDVLHLDRPTVTHETMREQLEGALVHNSDVIRERDNPLAEEGGVAVLRGNLCPDGAVIKHIAAEPHLLRHTGPAVVFDDYKEMQRTINDPALALTPDHVLVLRNAGPKGGPGMPEYGMLPIPDYLLKQGVRDMVRLSDARMSGTSYGACVLHIAPESFVGGPLALVRTGDLITLDVEARLLHIEVSDEELELRRAGWTEPPARYGRGYGALYQDQITQADTGCDFTFLARQGEVPDPYAG; from the coding sequence GTGACCGGCACCGGAACGCAGGGGCGCCGCGTCGCTCCCGAGGAGCTGCGCAGCCACCAGTGGTGGGGTACGGACGGCCTCCGCTCGTTCAGCCACCGCGCCCGGACCCGGCAGCTCGGCTACCTCCCCGAGGAACACCTGGGCAAGCCGGTCGTCGCGATCCTCAACACCTGGTCCGACATCAACCCCTGCCACGTCCATCTGCGCGAGCGCGCGCAGGCGGTCAAGCGGGGCGTCTGGCAGGCGGGCGGCTTCCCGCTGGAGTTCCCGGTCTCCACGCTCTCGGAGACCTTCCAGAAGCCGACCCCGATGCTCTACCGCAACATGCTGGCGATGGAGACGGAGGAGCTGCTGCGCTCCTACCCCGTCGACGGCGCCGTGCTGCTCGGCGGCTGCGACAAGTCGACGCCCGCGCTCCTGATGGGCGCCGCCTCCGTCGACCTGCCGACGGTCTTCGTGCCCGCGGGGCCGATGCTGCCGGGCCACTGGCGCGACGAGGTCCTGGGCTCCGGCACGGACATGTGGAAGTACTGGGACGACAAGCGGGCCGGGCTGATCGGCGACTGCGAGATGGGCGAGCTGGAGAACGGGCTCGCCCGCTCACCGGGCCACTGCATGACGATGGGCACCGCCTCGACCCTGACGGCCGCCGCCGAGGCGCTCGGCGTCACGGTGCCGGGAGCCTCCTCCATCCCTGCGGTGGACTCCGGTCACGACCGGATGGCGGCACAGTCCGGGATCCGGATCGTCGAACTGGTGTGGCAGCAGCTGAAGCTGTCGCAGATCCTCACGGCGGACGCCTACGAGGACGCCGTCGCGACCGTCCTCGCGCTCGGCGGCTCCACCAACGCCGTCATCCACCTGATCGCGATGGCGGGCCGCTCCGGGGTGACGCTCACCCTGGACGACTTCGACCGCATCGCCCGCACCGTGCCCGTCCTCGCCAACCTCCGCCCCGGTGGGAAGTACCTGATGGAGGACTTCCACTTCGCCGGCGGGCTGCCCGGATTCCTGGCCCGGCTCACCGACGTGCTCCACCTCGACCGGCCCACCGTCACGCACGAAACGATGCGCGAACAGCTCGAAGGGGCGCTCGTCCACAACTCCGACGTCATCCGGGAGCGCGACAACCCACTGGCTGAGGAGGGCGGTGTCGCGGTCCTGCGCGGCAACCTCTGCCCGGACGGCGCCGTCATCAAGCACATCGCCGCCGAACCGCACCTGCTGCGCCACACCGGACCCGCGGTCGTCTTCGACGACTACAAGGAGATGCAGCGCACCATCAACGACCCGGCCCTGGCCCTCACCCCGGACCATGTGCTGGTGCTCCGCAACGCCGGCCCCAAGGGCGGCCCCGGCATGCCCGAGTACGGCATGCTGCCGATCCCGGACTACCTGCTGAAGCAGGGCGTACGGGACATGGTCCGGCTCTCCGACGCCCGCATGAGCGGCACCAGTTACGGGGCCTGCGTCCTGCACATCGCACCCGAGTCCTTCGTCGGCGGCCCGCTCGCACTGGTCCGCACCGGTGACCTGATCACGCTGGACGTCGAGGCGCGGCTCCTCCACATCGAGGTGTCCGACGAGGAGCTGGAGCTGCGCAGGGCCGGGTGGACCGAACCGCCCGCCCGCTACGGGCGCGGCTACGGGGCGCTCTACCAGGACCAGATCACCCAGGCCGACACCGGCTGCGACTTCACGTTCCTCGCCCGACAGGGAGAGGTGCCCGACCCGTACGCGGGCTGA
- a CDS encoding TROVE domain-containing protein, with protein sequence MARFNTRLTRPHVTSPVRSTGHTARNHQGATGHLRDTRSELFLLAVADFVSQETFHEDAEERDTRFAALVRTLAVEDPEWTAGLLRWLRREGRMRTASVVGAAEYVKARLDAGAVDGPSGRQVVDSVLLRADEPGELLGYWTSRYGRAVPKPVKRGIADAVRRLWNGKALLKYDTATKGYRFGDVLNLVHAAPDPAKPWQGDLFRYALDRRHHPENAEAPASNRTLTAHRALMAVPAAERRAVITGPGGAERLAEAGMTWEALAGWLQGPMDAAAWEAVIPSMGAMALVRNLRNFDEAGVPDEVAAGVAARISDPEAVAASRQFPFRYLAAYQHAPSLRWAYPLEQALGHSLGNVPALPGRTLILVDRSGSMWSPLSDRSRLNRADAAAVFGAALALRAADADLVEFGTSSSAVEYRRGESVLKILERFGNLGGTNTVQAVRKHYRAHDRVLIVTDEQASFTYYGDATEGIPPTVPVYTWNLAGYRVGHAPSGSENRHTFGGLSDAAFRMVPLLEAGRSADWPWIR encoded by the coding sequence ATGGCACGCTTCAACACCCGGCTCACCCGTCCCCACGTCACCTCGCCCGTGAGGTCGACCGGGCACACCGCCCGCAACCACCAGGGCGCCACGGGACACCTCCGCGACACCCGCTCCGAGCTGTTCCTGCTCGCGGTGGCCGACTTCGTGTCGCAGGAGACCTTCCACGAGGACGCGGAGGAGCGCGACACGCGCTTCGCCGCGCTGGTGCGGACCCTCGCCGTAGAGGACCCGGAGTGGACGGCAGGGCTGCTGCGCTGGCTGCGCCGCGAGGGGCGGATGCGCACCGCGTCGGTCGTCGGCGCCGCCGAGTACGTGAAGGCGCGGCTCGACGCGGGCGCGGTGGACGGCCCGTCCGGCCGGCAGGTCGTGGACTCCGTGCTGCTGCGCGCGGACGAGCCCGGCGAGCTGCTCGGGTACTGGACCTCGCGGTACGGCCGCGCCGTGCCCAAGCCGGTCAAGCGCGGGATCGCCGACGCGGTGCGGCGGCTCTGGAACGGCAAGGCGCTGCTGAAGTACGACACGGCGACCAAGGGCTACCGCTTCGGTGACGTACTCAACCTGGTGCACGCCGCCCCGGATCCCGCCAAGCCCTGGCAGGGCGATCTGTTCCGGTACGCGCTGGACCGCAGGCACCACCCCGAGAACGCCGAGGCACCCGCGTCGAACCGCACACTGACCGCCCACCGGGCCCTCATGGCCGTGCCGGCCGCGGAGCGTCGTGCGGTGATCACCGGGCCCGGCGGCGCGGAGCGGCTGGCCGAGGCCGGCATGACCTGGGAGGCGCTGGCCGGCTGGCTCCAGGGGCCGATGGACGCCGCGGCCTGGGAGGCCGTGATCCCGTCCATGGGCGCGATGGCGCTCGTGCGCAACCTGCGCAACTTCGACGAGGCGGGGGTCCCGGACGAGGTCGCGGCAGGAGTGGCGGCGCGGATCAGCGACCCGGAGGCCGTGGCCGCCTCACGTCAGTTCCCCTTCCGCTACCTCGCGGCGTACCAGCACGCGCCGTCGCTGCGGTGGGCCTACCCGCTGGAGCAGGCGCTGGGGCACTCCCTGGGGAACGTCCCGGCGCTGCCGGGCCGCACGCTGATCCTGGTCGACCGCTCCGGCTCGATGTGGTCGCCGCTGTCCGACCGCTCCCGGCTGAACCGGGCCGACGCGGCGGCTGTCTTCGGCGCGGCGCTGGCGCTGCGGGCCGCGGACGCCGACCTGGTGGAGTTCGGCACGAGCAGCTCGGCGGTGGAGTACCGCAGGGGTGAGTCCGTGCTGAAGATCCTGGAGCGCTTCGGCAACCTGGGGGGTACCAACACGGTGCAGGCGGTACGCAAGCACTACCGCGCGCACGACCGGGTACTGATCGTCACCGACGAGCAGGCCTCGTTCACGTACTACGGCGACGCGACCGAGGGCATCCCGCCGACCGTGCCCGTCTACACCTGGAACCTCGCCGGGTACCGGGTCGGGCACGCGCCGTCGGGAAGCGAGAACCGCCACACCTTCGGGGGGCTTTCCGACGCGGCGTTCCGCATGGTGCCCTTGCTGGAAGCGGGCAGGAGCGCGGACTGGCCCTGGATCCGCTGA
- a CDS encoding dihydrodipicolinate synthase family protein, protein MDLSPLKAALADVVAIPVTPFAEDGSIDVPAHRALLRRLLDGGVRIVTPNGNTGEFYALTPDERRTVTELTVEEARGRATVLVGVGHDVPTAVAAAEHAGEAGAEMVMVHQPVHPYVSQDGWVDYHRAIAEAVPGLGVVPYVRNPLLAGERLAELADSCPNVIGVKYAVPDAARFGAFARDAGLERFVWVAGLAELYAPSYFATGATGFTSGLVNVAPGVSLAMLEALRAGDYLAAMKVWEQIRRFEDLRADRQSANNVTVVKEALASLGLCRRDVRAPSRELPEDQRAEVAGLVAGWSM, encoded by the coding sequence ATGGACCTCTCCCCGCTGAAGGCGGCCCTCGCAGACGTAGTGGCGATCCCGGTGACCCCGTTCGCCGAGGACGGGAGCATCGACGTCCCGGCGCACCGCGCCCTGCTGCGACGGCTGCTGGACGGCGGCGTCCGCATCGTCACCCCGAACGGCAACACCGGTGAGTTCTACGCGCTCACCCCCGACGAGCGGCGCACCGTCACCGAGCTGACCGTCGAGGAGGCCCGCGGCCGTGCCACGGTCCTGGTCGGGGTCGGCCACGACGTGCCGACCGCCGTGGCCGCCGCCGAGCACGCCGGGGAGGCCGGGGCCGAGATGGTGATGGTGCACCAGCCGGTGCACCCCTACGTCTCGCAGGACGGCTGGGTCGACTACCACCGGGCCATCGCCGAGGCCGTCCCCGGGCTCGGCGTCGTCCCCTACGTCCGCAACCCGCTGCTCGCCGGCGAGCGCCTCGCCGAACTCGCGGACAGCTGCCCCAACGTCATCGGTGTGAAGTACGCCGTCCCGGACGCCGCCCGCTTCGGCGCGTTCGCCCGGGACGCCGGCCTGGAGAGGTTCGTCTGGGTCGCGGGGCTCGCCGAGCTCTACGCGCCCTCCTACTTCGCCACCGGCGCCACCGGTTTCACCTCCGGACTCGTCAACGTCGCCCCCGGTGTCTCACTCGCCATGCTGGAGGCCCTGCGCGCCGGCGACTACCTCGCGGCGATGAAGGTCTGGGAGCAGATCCGCCGCTTCGAGGACCTGCGCGCCGACCGGCAGTCCGCCAACAACGTGACGGTCGTCAAGGAGGCCCTGGCCTCCCTCGGCCTCTGCCGCCGCGACGTACGCGCGCCGAGCCGGGAGCTCCCCGAGGACCAGCGCGCAGAGGTCGCCGGCCTGGTCGCCGGGTGGTCGATGTGA
- a CDS encoding TerD family protein, translated as MTAMTPGSNIPLSAARVAVDVAAPVRLDVSGLLLTADGKVRSDDDFIFYNQPSGPGVTYRSGGGSAPDAIVVDTTAVPPGIEKIVVTASPDAAGQTFQGVEPTATVRNADDGTALATFTPPQLGGETALLVIEIYLRNGAWKARAVGQGYANGLAGIATDFGVSVEEPAAAAPPAPVAPPVAPPAPVAAPVDPRIAPPVPAAPPAPAGSGKINLDKGRVSLQKNQTVSLVKGGRPLLSQVKMGLGWEPAFRGKDIDLDASVIAFGPDRSHLDSCYFGKLSILNGAVKHSGDNLTGEGAGDDEVIVVDLGRIPADATGLVFTVNSFTGQKFTEVAKAYCRLIDAATGEELVRFDLTGAEPQTGVMMAKLIKQFSGEWEMTGMGEFVKSRTVRGMVKPAAKAL; from the coding sequence ATGACCGCAATGACCCCCGGCTCGAACATCCCTCTCTCCGCCGCCCGCGTGGCGGTGGACGTCGCCGCCCCGGTGCGGCTCGACGTCTCGGGCCTGCTGCTCACCGCCGACGGCAAGGTGCGCTCCGACGACGACTTCATCTTCTACAACCAGCCCTCGGGCCCCGGCGTGACCTACCGCTCGGGCGGCGGGTCCGCGCCCGACGCGATCGTCGTGGACACCACGGCGGTCCCCCCGGGCATCGAGAAGATCGTGGTCACGGCGAGCCCCGACGCCGCGGGCCAGACCTTCCAGGGCGTCGAGCCCACCGCCACCGTGCGCAACGCGGACGACGGCACCGCGCTCGCCACCTTCACCCCGCCGCAGCTGGGCGGCGAGACGGCACTGCTGGTCATCGAGATCTACCTGCGCAACGGCGCCTGGAAGGCCCGCGCGGTCGGCCAGGGCTACGCGAACGGCCTGGCCGGCATCGCCACGGACTTCGGCGTCTCGGTGGAGGAGCCCGCCGCGGCCGCCCCGCCCGCACCCGTGGCCCCACCCGTCGCCCCCCCGGCACCGGTGGCCGCTCCCGTGGACCCCCGGATCGCTCCCCCGGTCCCCGCGGCCCCGCCCGCCCCGGCGGGCTCCGGCAAGATCAATCTGGACAAGGGCCGGGTCAGCCTCCAGAAGAACCAGACGGTGTCCCTGGTCAAGGGCGGCAGGCCGCTGCTCTCGCAGGTGAAGATGGGTCTCGGCTGGGAGCCCGCGTTCCGGGGCAAGGACATCGACCTCGACGCCTCGGTGATCGCCTTCGGCCCCGACCGCAGCCACCTGGACAGCTGCTACTTCGGCAAGCTCTCCATCCTGAACGGCGCGGTCAAGCACTCCGGCGACAACCTCACCGGCGAGGGCGCGGGCGACGACGAGGTGATCGTCGTCGACCTCGGCCGGATCCCCGCCGACGCGACCGGTCTGGTCTTCACGGTCAACTCCTTCACCGGGCAGAAGTTCACCGAGGTCGCCAAGGCCTACTGCCGGCTGATCGACGCGGCCACCGGCGAGGAGCTGGTCCGTTTCGACCTGACCGGCGCCGAGCCGCAGACCGGCGTGATGATGGCCAAGCTGATCAAGCAGTTCTCCGGCGAGTGGGAAATGACCGGAATGGGTGAGTTCGTGAAGTCGCGGACCGTCCGCGGCATGGTCAAGCCTGCCGCGAAGGCCCTCTAG
- a CDS encoding DUF4232 domain-containing protein — translation MRVRKTVPAAVLTAAAALTLSGCAGFLVPAGEGEPERSRAAEERTAGPAPAPAPGVTTDAPAQGAPSPSVPAGGCPASGAVVDMGPVEAAMFHRAVTLTLTNCGKRPYRVHGYPSVRALGDDGERIPVPVNAGGSMFGNDEGPEEVVLDPGGKVTSILAWVSTEEGGDLIEGDALEIAAAPDAGARVFPLEEHDVRLMDELNTTAWRTAATG, via the coding sequence ATGCGCGTGCGGAAGACGGTCCCGGCGGCCGTGCTCACGGCGGCCGCGGCACTGACGTTGTCCGGCTGTGCCGGATTCCTCGTCCCGGCGGGTGAGGGGGAGCCGGAACGGAGCCGGGCGGCTGAGGAGCGGACGGCAGGCCCCGCCCCGGCCCCTGCTCCAGGGGTCACGACGGACGCCCCCGCCCAGGGTGCGCCGAGCCCCTCGGTGCCGGCCGGTGGCTGTCCGGCATCCGGCGCCGTCGTGGACATGGGGCCCGTCGAGGCCGCGATGTTCCACCGCGCCGTCACGCTCACGCTCACCAACTGCGGGAAGCGGCCGTACCGCGTCCACGGCTACCCGTCGGTCCGGGCGCTGGGTGACGACGGTGAGCGCATCCCCGTCCCCGTGAACGCGGGAGGATCGATGTTCGGCAACGACGAGGGGCCCGAGGAGGTCGTGCTCGACCCCGGCGGGAAGGTCACATCGATACTGGCCTGGGTCTCCACCGAGGAGGGCGGCGACCTCATCGAGGGCGACGCCCTGGAGATCGCGGCCGCGCCGGACGCCGGGGCACGGGTCTTCCCGCTGGAGGAACACGACGTCCGGCTGATGGACGAACTGAACACGACGGCGTGGCGGACGGCCGCAACCGGATGA